One Hevea brasiliensis isolate MT/VB/25A 57/8 chromosome 6, ASM3005281v1, whole genome shotgun sequence genomic window, AACCTAGACATTGAAGGCAATGGCCTTGAAATTGAGGGGAATGGCCTTGAGATTGAGGGAAGTGGCCTTGAAATTGAGGACAATGGCCTTGAGATTGAAAGCCATGACCTTGAAACCAAAGATGATGGTGTTGAGAATAATTGCGACCAAATGCTTGATATTGAAGACCATGGGCATGATAACAACACAGACAGTACATTGTTAGTGGATGGTCAAAATAGTGAATCTCAAGGAAACAGCTATCCCCCACCTGTTGTAGGAATGGAATTTGAATCATACGATGATGCTTACAATTATTATAACTGCTATGCTAAGGAATTGGGATTTGCCATCAGGGTAAAATCTTCATGGACAAAACGTAACAGCAAGGAGAAACGTGGTGCAGTTCTCTGCTGCAACTGTGAGGGTTTTAAGACAATGAAAGAAGCAAACAGTCGTAGAAAGGAAACAAGAACCGGTTGTCTAGCAATGATAAGGCTGAGGTTAGTGGAATCTAATAGGTGGAGGGTGGATGAAGTCAAGCTTGAACACAACCACTCATTTGATCCTGAGAGAGCACAAAATTCCAAGTCACACAAGAAGATGGATGCTGGGTCTAAGAGGAAGGTAGAGCCAACTCTTGATGTGGAAGTACGGACAATCAAATTGTATCGGACAGCTGCTGTAGATCCACTTGGTTATGGAAGCTCAAACTCTAATGAAGGGGATAGTAGCCACCCTATAGAGAGGTTGAAGCGTTTGAAGCTTAAAAAAGGAGATGCACAGgtcatatataattatttttgtcGGGTTCAGCTGACAAATCCAAATTTTTTCTACTTGATGGATCTCACTGATGAGGGGTTTTTGAAAAATGTATTTTGGATTGATTCGAGGTCAAGAGCTGCATATGCTTACTTTGGGGATGTCATTATATTTGACACAACATGTCTGTCAAATAATTATGAAATTCCACTCTTTGCATTTCTTGGAGTAAATCACCATGGGCAGTCTATTCTGCTTGGTTGTGGTTTGCTTGCAGATGATACATTTGAAACATATATCTGGCTATTCAGGGCATGGCTCACATGCATGTTTGGTCGTCCTCCACAAACCATCATCACCAAACAGTGCAAGGTCATGCAAAGTGCAATTGCAGAGGTGTTTCCTAGGGCTCACCATCGTCTTTGTTTGTCACATGTTGTGCAAAGGGTTCTTGAGAATTTAGGAGCACTGCAGGACTATGAAGCATTTCAGATGGTGTTCAATACAACTATCTACGACACTTTAAAGGTGGATGAATTTGAAATGGCTTGGGAAGCAATGAATCAACGCTTTGGAATTGCAAATCATGAGTGGCTTCGAAGTTTGTATGAAGATCGGGAACGGTGGGCTCCAGCTTACTCCAAAGACACCTTTTTTGCTGGAATGTCCACTTTCCAAAGAGGTGAGTCCATGATCCCATTTTTTGATGGTTGGGTGCACCGTCAAACATCTTTAAGAGAGTTTTTTGACATGTATGAATTAGTTTTAGAAAAGAAACATCAGAAGGAAGCTCTTGATGATTTCGAGTCGAGAGATTCAAGCTCCATGTTGAGAACAAGCAGCTATTATGAGCTACAACTCTCCAAATTGTATACGAACGAAATATTCAGGAAATTCCAAGAAGAGGTGGCGATGATGTCCTCGTGTTTTAGCATCACACAGATTCATGCCAATGGGTCAGTAGTTACATATATGATCAAAGAACGTGAGGCTGAGGAGAATCTGAGCAATGTTAGAAATTTGGAGGTATTGTATGATAAATCAGGAGCAGAAGTTCGGTGCAATTGTGGTTGTTTTAACTTCAAAGGTTACCTGTGCCGACATGCGTTGTGCATTCTGCACTACAATGGGGTGGAGGAAATCCCTTACCAATATATTTTGGCAAGATGGAGGAAGGATTTTAAGCGGCTATATGTACCAGATCTTGGGTCCAACAATGTCGATATTGCTAACCCAGTTCAGTGGTTTGATCATCTGTACAAACGAGCAATGCAAGTTGTTGAGGAAGGGATGATATCTCAAGATCATTATATGGTTGCTTGGCAAGCTTTTAAAGAATCTTTGAATAAGGTCCGTCTTGTAGCAGACAAGCATGTACAAATTGATCATTAATGAAATCCAAAAATTTTTTTAGAACGGATGCTTTTCTTGCTCCTCTAGTTTCTCTTAAATCGGTCATTTGGATTATTACTTTTCTTTTGCattgttaaaaaatatatattttaaatattaataatttaattattttaacattttatgattaaaatatattaaattttgttttaaactaaattttaatatttgttaatATATTTAAAcagataattttttaataataataatttcaatactaTTAATAAACAGACtctttataaacataagaaataAGCCAAAGTTTTtggaaagtaagaaaattattagcCTATCCCTTGTGTTGATAATTTTGCTAAATCAATTATAAATTTGCAAGAATTTTTACCAATAGGGATATGTTTGGATGAGGAGgtaaataaatgtcaattttttatgatatataatttatttatttttttatttttatttaattttaaaataagataTAGAGGATATTATTAAGAGAGaggatcataaaaaaaaaataataataatattctataaattataaaataagaaTTAACTTAAAAGTATactgaaaatacaaaaaaaaatgtcATTTAATCTTTTAATGTGATAATAAATTATCCACTTAAAAGAATTATGAtagattaaatttgataaataaataaataattgtgcctattatagaaatgaaaattaaaaatacaataaatataagtataaaatGAGGTTTACTAAAAGGGTCAAAAGCAATAGCAGGAGAGTCTGCATTTCGCAATACACCAGAAGCAGAAGCGACAGCAAGAGGAGCTAACCTCTAGAGCAATGGCATCGTCAACTGCTATTCGAGAACTACAGCGCGATCTTGAGGACAAAGCTAATGATCTTAGCAAACTCCAAAAAGGCAAGCTTTTCAAATTCTTCTTTATCATCATATATTTAAAACTTCAGTCGAAAACCCTAACATGGTATCAAAATTAATAACAGATATTGCAAAGAATCACCAGGTCAGGAAAAAGTACACTGTACAGCTTGGCGAAAACGAGCTCGTACTCAAGGTAAGCGATTTTGATTAATTTTAGTATGTTACAATTATTTGTTGGCTTCTTGTTACTAATGAGTGGTGTTTGATTgcttttttgtaaaaaaaaaaaaaataaacaaaaattttcTACAGGAGTTGGATTTACTAAATGAAGGTGCCAATGTTTACAAGTTGATTGGCCCTGTTCTTGTGAAGCAGGACTTGGCTGAGGCCAATGCCAATGTCCGCAAGAGAATTGATTATATCTCTGCTGAACTGTATGTTTTCTTTACTTTGCTTAGTTTTGTGGTTGCttttaaattaataatggatTATGCAAAATTTTTGATGCTGTGATCAACAGTCCCATTTAGTTTTCAGGATAAAGTTCTTTCACTGACTGTATTCTGTGCTAGTATCTAGATCTTATTTTGTATGCCAATTATGGGGGTTGATAgtttttgttgaatttggaagCGATTGATGAGGGGGAAAACTGCAGTTTTTTCCTTTTATATAGTATCAAAGGATTTATAAGTTTTTGATATTGATGTGGAACTAGTGTTTAACAAAGCTAAATGCTAAAGGGATGCATATAACCGACCCCAACTTGTTTGAGATTAAGGCTTTGTTGCTGTTGTTGTTGTATGTATATGGCACATGATTCATCTGTTTTCCCTTATGGGTGGATGGAGAAAAATGGGTACAAAAATGCAGGGTGCTGTCATTGAAAAACCCATCTGAGATAAAGGTCTGTTATTGCAATTTATGCAGACAAATTAAATGGATACAGATTTAACAAAGAATGCGATTTCCTAATTTCATTTCTAATGTTTTTGGTCTGTCGGTTTAGACATTTATGCTGCAAACTATCATACACTTTTTCTTCAGCCTCTGCCTtgtgctgtttttttttttttttttttattaatgttgTTCTTTTGTTGCTGCTGAATATCTTTTTGGCTATAAATGTGTGTTCCTGTTTTACAGGAAGAGACTTGATGCAACTCTTCAAGACTTGGAAGAGAAGCAAAATAGCAAGAAGGATGCGGTTTGTTTCCTTCGTTTTTCACCTTTTTTTATTTGTGCTTGAAGTGTCTTGTTTTTTTGGCCTACTTTTTGGTTCTGATCAACTATATTAATGCATCACCGAGGTCTTAAATGTTATTTTGTGTTGGTGGTGATTGAATGGACGGCATTGCTTGATCTTCCATATCTGGCAATTGTATTATTTTCACATTAGGCTGTGCTTTATTGGAAAAGGAAGTTAAGGGGAGGAAATAATTTTTAGGGAAAAGTACAAAAAGGTATATTGTGGTTTAGCACATTTTGAAGTTTGGACATGTGGATTATTTCTTGACAAACATGTATCGTTTGTTTTGCTTTGTCAGCAAGAAGGGGATAAATCCCTTAACACCGTCTAATTTGAACTGACGTAGCAATATTTTGAATAACTAGTTAGCTGATGGTATTAAGGTTTTGTCCCCTTATTGCTAATAGAGCAAAATACATGGTACTTGTTTATCAAGAAATAAGCACAGGCCCAAACTTGAAAATCTGATAATTCACATGGTACTTTTTTGTACTTTGCCCTACTTCTTAAGATTTTGATCTTCTTGTTTTATTTAGCCAATGTATAGAAATATAGAAATAGAAAGCTATCAGTACTGGATCCCACTTACAACATTCTCCATGGCATTGTTAACACTCCATTATGAGCATGCTTTTCTTTTATCAACTAAACACCAATCATAATGTCCATCGCAtaaatgcattttttttttttttttactattttgaaCCTCACTGTTGCTATGGTCATGTCTAGGGCCCAGCTTCTTTTTTACTCCCTCCACTCCACCACCTCAAGTTGCTTAATGACCCTTGAACCTATGCATGAGTTTCACCCCCCATCTACCCTACTCTTCTTGAATATATACTCTTCTGACATGCACACAAACTTGTTTGAGTTAGAATCGCTGTGTTATTATTGGCATGCTCATGGAATTGGTTGTTGGTTGTGGTCTGGTTCACTGGGCCGATTGCTTTTCTTAGCTGTGTATTTTCCTGGTTATTACTTATTGGACCAAGTGCTCTTTTTGGCTAGTTATTCTCTCTGGTTGAACTAAGGGTGCTGAGCTGCTGATCTGGCTCATATAGAGGATCAATTGAGCTGCTTTATGGCTTATGTGAAACGGATTTTTGCACATCATCTTTGGCTTGTGTCGCTTGTATGGTTTATGTTTTGGCAGGATATGGAGGTTGATGCTCCAATTACCTGCATCCATGAACCCTTAGGACTTTGATAGGTTTACGGAGAATCAGTATAGTGTTTAAGTTTATTAATATTGCCTAATTTGTTAATATGAACTATAAATTAGTTTGATTTAAAAAAATTGCCTAATCTCAAACTTGCcctttcaaaaactgaaattgcgAGGCTACCAGCtaccaaatatcttttaatctggTATATCTTCAATTGGCTCATGTGAATTAGTATCTTGTCTTTAAAATGCAGAAATGCTACATTAGCATTTTTTTCCTTGGTGTTTGTGCAAGGACTATTCCCCCTATATATTAGGTTCATATTCGCTCAATCTCAACAATTAGGATCTGTTTTTCTGAGAAGCTCCTGCAGTTGGTGTCGTTTTCCAATGCTGTGTTATCTGCTGTTACTTTGACTTTTCACTTTATTGTAAGATATCCATGTTGATTCCATGGTATTCCCATACTTAATACATATGTATGTACCCTAGTCCAACTAACATAGGTTTTATCTGCAACCTTGTCTGCGGATAAACAAGTGGaggtgaaatataaaatttgcaaaggtAGCTGGAATTTGGGTCATTAAGTTGAAAGCAATGCCGGTAACTTTTCTCCATCAAGTTACTGATTTATTTACGCTACAGCACTGCATGCTTATGGTTTTAGCCACTTCTGTATGGTAATTCACATTTTGCCTCGCcctttctctcttctcttttttGTTCCCCCCTGTTGGTTTGAGGCCGAGAGCTGAAAATTCATTCTCAGAGGTTAAATCCATGATTTCATCTTTGTACCCTTCTGGTTTACCATGAAGGTTGCATGACCATGCATTATCAGTTACATTATATTTACGTTCTCATGTTGCTAGAACATATTTGCCAATCAAACTTCTTTTGCATCATCATGTAAACTTGGCTGATGAATATAATACAAGGGGTTATGTTTTCAAGATTAGGGTAACTTTATCTGACATAGAATCTGCATTTCAATCACCCATAACTTATTTCTGATGATTTTATTGTCTTGCAGATCTTAAAGTTACAACAAAGGATCCAATCTCTCCAAGCTGGAAAGGCCAAGGCATAATTTGGAATGTTTTATAATTAATAGACGTGTTACTCTTTTTGTTTTTGGATCACTATGCAATTAACTTACATGTGAAAAATATTGTGGTTTTTGGGGGACTAGATGTTGATTATAATTTCTATATGCTCTGCCATGACACTGGAAAGAAAAAAGCAATGACTTGGTCTTGGAATTTGGAAGTGGAAAATATTGAGGCTTTTGTTCTAACTTGAGAACTAAGGCACTAATTTTGTTGTGTTATATTCAGAATAAGGCTCCGATTTTGAAAGGCATGGTGTATTTCTGAAATGTCCATGGGATACAAAATGGTCACTCTAGAGTGGCGTTTACAATGAAGGCATGATTGTTTTGGATAATTGAAGATAGAGAGATTGTAAAGGTTGAACTTTGAACTTCAATGTCTATTTTTAAATAGTCTCACTTAACATAACATTATATTAATGGCGCTCATTATAGCATTATATTTGTATTTAGTGTTACTtcctttttttatatatacaaaAAGAGAGAATAATTCATAAAAGGTCTAATAATTTGCCTTATAGAAGTGTTGTGCAAGTTGTGGAGGAGGAGGATAATAACCACTGAACAGGGTTCACGAGGTAGAAGAAAATCAAGAATAGATATTACAGTGCAAGGGAGCAAGATTTATTGCAAAATAATTGCAGTCATTGTCTTTTTCAAAAGCCAAAAATGGAATTAACTGATAACAAAGAAAATTGCTGGACTACAAATTGTGAGACTGAACTGCTTAGAAACTTCATGTTAGATAATATATTTTCAAGGCCTACAGCCCCTTTTAATCTGAAGGGGTTGTGTGCGCAACTGTATCAACGTTGGATGAAAAATTTTCAATCTCATCTGATAATTGACATTTTTGTTTTCGAAAATAGTAACGTGACTATGATATGCTATTTTATAATTTGCTGTCGATCGagaaattattagatttatttgaAGCATTAAATTTTAGTGTTGCAAAAGTGAGTCTCATTTATGTGAGAACATGTTCTTAGTGTATTAGTAAAATTTTAGGCTTTTCAAAAGCCAACTCAATACTCATTATCAATTTAGTTGACGTTTTTAAATTCTGATAATTACTCTTAAAATGGATAAGCATTTGTcaatttaatttatctttttaagtaagttttattaatttaattgatcaatttaaatttttattaataaaaaatttacttTTATAAGTCTACACTtgatttattaaacatgaatttaatatgTCAATGTCATTGAGTTATGCAGAAACTCCTCTTTTACATCTAGCAGGTAAtgtgaaaaaatattgaattcaGTACTAAGCATACTAAATgataatatgtaacacccctaatttttaaatttattatttttgggcaaatattggtgttttaattttatttaaattttaggaaattatttgaaatttttctgatttttgaaatcgggtttgattttccgaaaattaaactttgatgatttttaaaaattaatttaaagaccacgtggtaaaactaaaaatatatttggagtctacgcatttttctgagttttctggaatttttttcgaaatttttggacctcgttttcggtcccaaggcagagtaaaaatttaaaattttgtatttcgaatcgaaccgaccgaatcgaaccgaaccggatcgaaccgatcgaatcggaccggcttattcttcttcttcttctctttttctcccgcgcgcgtttcctccttccattttctctctcccattttctctctcctccctcctccccttgccgcgccgagGCCTCCCTGCCGCCCCAGCCCGCCGGCTCACGTCCCCAGCCGCCCCAGCTCactggccgccgcctggaacgccggaaaaaggCGCTCGAAGTGACGCGACGCGCAAGTgcgccgcttcgtcttcccggccgaaatccggccaatccggccaccaattggaccgggtattgtgtctaaatccatctactcatcgagagctttccatagacaccaagaataccgaaatccatcgagcggtttgtccaatttttgctcgggaagttttagcccattttgatttttggactagatttctcgcaaaccgtgaaccccaagagaaaaccgagagtaccagagcactccactcgtcgagagcttcgcggcgatataaatttcaaattttttcgacaccgtttttcgatgggtcccacggaacttcgtagtgtttttccgagcattaaatgagcttagaaaattccgtaaaatttatgtactaacccccgtattgtgggcttcgtgtaggtatcttcaattcgaggaaattcgacagttgtccgggtctgtgaatttctggccaAATAGATcgattaccgaaaaagtctccgaattggatcgaggttttggctaccccaccattgttagacatcccgagcgcgtccccggagtcagaatcggcaaaggtaaacccgaaccttgttttttcgtaattttctagtgcttaaatgagatt contains:
- the LOC110654267 gene encoding prefoldin subunit 6 encodes the protein MASSTAIRELQRDLEDKANDLSKLQKDIAKNHQVRKKYTVQLGENELVLKELDLLNEGANVYKLIGPVLVKQDLAEANANVRKRIDYISAELKRLDATLQDLEEKQNSKKDAILKLQQRIQSLQAGKAKA
- the LOC110654251 gene encoding protein FAR1-RELATED SEQUENCE 8; the encoded protein is MAMIEMEEVSQNSEQLLEEEGDDLEFDSNNLDIEGNGLEIEGNGLEIEGSGLEIEDNGLEIESHDLETKDDGVENNCDQMLDIEDHGHDNNTDSTLLVDGQNSESQGNSYPPPVVGMEFESYDDAYNYYNCYAKELGFAIRVKSSWTKRNSKEKRGAVLCCNCEGFKTMKEANSRRKETRTGCLAMIRLRLVESNRWRVDEVKLEHNHSFDPERAQNSKSHKKMDAGSKRKVEPTLDVEVRTIKLYRTAAVDPLGYGSSNSNEGDSSHPIERLKRLKLKKGDAQVIYNYFCRVQLTNPNFFYLMDLTDEGFLKNVFWIDSRSRAAYAYFGDVIIFDTTCLSNNYEIPLFAFLGVNHHGQSILLGCGLLADDTFETYIWLFRAWLTCMFGRPPQTIITKQCKVMQSAIAEVFPRAHHRLCLSHVVQRVLENLGALQDYEAFQMVFNTTIYDTLKVDEFEMAWEAMNQRFGIANHEWLRSLYEDRERWAPAYSKDTFFAGMSTFQRGESMIPFFDGWVHRQTSLREFFDMYELVLEKKHQKEALDDFESRDSSSMLRTSSYYELQLSKLYTNEIFRKFQEEVAMMSSCFSITQIHANGSVVTYMIKEREAEENLSNVRNLEVLYDKSGAEVRCNCGCFNFKGYLCRHALCILHYNGVEEIPYQYILARWRKDFKRLYVPDLGSNNVDIANPVQWFDHLYKRAMQVVEEGMISQDHYMVAWQAFKESLNKVRLVADKHVQIDH